The following proteins are co-located in the Vibrio azureus genome:
- a CDS encoding DNA-directed RNA polymerase subunit alpha — MQGSVTEFLKPRLVDIEQISSTHAKVTLEPLERGFGHTLGNALRRILLSSMPGCAVTEVEIEGVLHEYSTKEGVQEDILEILLNLKGLSVRVAEGKDEVFITLNKSGSGPVVAGDITHDGDVEIANPEHVICHLTDDNADIAMRIKVERGRGYVPASARIHTEEDERPIGRLLVDATYSPVDKIAYAVEAARVEQRTDLDKLVIDMETNGTLEPEEAIRRAATILAEQLDAFVDLRDVRVPEEKEEKPEFDPILLRPVDDLELTVRSANCLKAEAIHYIGDLVQRTEVELLKTPNLGKKSLTEIKDVLASRGLSLGMRLENWPPASIAED, encoded by the coding sequence ATGCAGGGTTCTGTAACAGAATTTCTTAAGCCACGTCTTGTTGACATCGAACAAATCAGCTCGACTCACGCAAAAGTAACTCTTGAGCCATTAGAGCGTGGCTTTGGTCATACTCTGGGTAATGCACTTCGCCGCATCCTTCTATCTTCTATGCCTGGTTGTGCAGTCACAGAAGTAGAAATCGAAGGCGTACTTCATGAATACAGCACAAAAGAAGGCGTTCAAGAAGATATTCTTGAAATCCTTTTGAACCTAAAAGGTTTGTCTGTGCGTGTTGCTGAAGGCAAAGATGAAGTGTTCATTACTTTGAACAAATCAGGCTCGGGCCCTGTGGTTGCAGGTGACATCACCCATGATGGTGATGTAGAGATCGCTAACCCAGAACACGTTATTTGTCACCTAACGGATGACAATGCTGATATCGCTATGCGTATTAAAGTAGAACGTGGTCGTGGTTATGTTCCTGCTTCTGCCCGTATCCATACTGAAGAAGATGAGCGTCCAATCGGTCGTCTACTTGTAGATGCTACTTACAGCCCTGTAGACAAAATTGCCTACGCTGTAGAAGCAGCTCGTGTAGAACAACGTACTGACTTAGACAAGCTTGTCATCGATATGGAAACGAACGGTACTCTAGAACCTGAGGAAGCTATCCGTCGCGCAGCAACTATTCTTGCTGAGCAATTGGATGCGTTCGTAGATCTTCGTGATGTACGTGTTCCTGAGGAGAAGGAAGAGAAGCCTGAATTCGATCCAATCCTACTGCGTCCTGTAGACGATCTTGAACTAACAGTTCGCTCTGCTAACTGTCTGAAAGCAGAAGCGATTCACTACATCGGTGATCTAGTACAACGTACTGAGGTTGAGCTACTTAAAACGCCTAACCTTGGTAAAAAATCTCTTACTGAGATTAAAGACGTACTTGCGTCACGTGGTCTTTCTCTGGGCATGCGCCTAGAAAATTGGCCACCTGCATCAATCGCTGAAGATTAA
- the rplQ gene encoding 50S ribosomal protein L17 — protein MRHRKSGRQLNRNSSHRKAMFSNMASSLVRHEVIKTTLPKAKELRRVVEPLITLAKTDSVANRRLAFARTRDNEVVAKLFNELGPRFAARQGGYTRILKAGFRAGDKAPMAYIELVDRPAAEEAAE, from the coding sequence ATGCGCCATCGTAAGAGTGGTCGTCAACTCAACCGCAACAGCTCACATCGTAAAGCGATGTTCAGCAATATGGCTAGCTCTCTAGTACGTCATGAAGTTATCAAGACTACTTTGCCAAAAGCAAAAGAGCTGCGTCGCGTAGTTGAGCCTTTGATTACACTAGCTAAGACTGACAGTGTTGCTAACCGTCGTCTTGCATTTGCACGTACTCGTGACAACGAAGTAGTTGCAAAACTATTTAACGAACTAGGTCCACGTTTTGCTGCTCGTCAGGGCGGTTACACTCGTATCCTAAAAGCTGGCTTCCGTGCTGGTGATAAAGCTCCAATGGCTTACATTGAGCTTGTTGATCGCCCAGCTGCTGAAGAAGCTGCTGAGTAA
- a CDS encoding DUF2780 domain-containing protein produces the protein MRKLSLVLPLLTMSIGSAHAFLDNLTEKAEQEGSGLMDMVSDKMTTGSSPLTNLLTSQLPVSTEQAAGGTGALLALAQSQLSDQNSKELSSLIPGMSKLEGAQKLLGNVENLGAVQGAFDKLGLNSSMIGQFAPLILGYLGKQGASEGLLSSLTKLWQPGG, from the coding sequence ATGCGAAAACTATCACTTGTTTTACCGTTATTGACTATGAGTATTGGCAGTGCACATGCATTTCTTGACAACCTTACGGAAAAAGCAGAGCAAGAAGGAAGTGGCTTAATGGATATGGTCAGTGACAAAATGACCACGGGAAGTTCACCATTGACCAATTTATTAACCAGCCAACTACCAGTTTCCACTGAGCAAGCTGCTGGGGGAACCGGTGCGTTACTGGCTTTAGCTCAGAGTCAATTATCCGATCAAAACAGTAAGGAGCTCAGTTCACTGATCCCAGGTATGTCTAAGTTAGAAGGTGCACAAAAACTTTTAGGCAACGTAGAAAACTTAGGTGCGGTACAAGGTGCTTTCGATAAACTTGGCTTGAATTCATCTATGATAGGTCAATTTGCGCCACTAATTTTAGGGTATTTAGGCAAGCAAGGGGCAAGTGAAGGCTTATTGAGTTCTCTAACAAAATTATGGCAGCCGGGTGGTTAG
- a CDS encoding FKBP-type peptidyl-prolyl cis-trans isomerase, whose translation MSETNFETVEQKASYGIGLQMGQQLAGSGLEGLSVDAIAAGIATALTGDMPSIEIDEINSALQELHTRAEAVRQEAAKAAAADGEAFLKDNALRPEVNVLESGLQYEIITEGTGEIPTSASQVRVHYHGELTDGTVFDSSVSRGQPAEFPVTGVIKGWVEALQLMPVGSKWKLYIPQDLAYGERGAGAAIPPFAALVFEVELLDIL comes from the coding sequence ATGTCTGAAACAAACTTTGAAACAGTAGAACAAAAAGCAAGCTACGGTATTGGTCTGCAAATGGGTCAGCAACTTGCTGGTTCTGGTCTAGAAGGTCTTAGCGTTGACGCTATCGCTGCTGGTATTGCAACGGCACTAACGGGTGACATGCCATCTATCGAAATCGACGAGATCAATAGCGCACTGCAAGAGCTACACACTCGTGCAGAAGCTGTTCGTCAAGAAGCCGCTAAAGCAGCTGCTGCTGACGGTGAAGCATTCCTAAAAGACAACGCTCTACGCCCAGAAGTTAACGTTCTTGAGTCTGGTCTACAGTACGAAATCATCACTGAAGGTACTGGCGAAATCCCGACTTCAGCATCTCAAGTACGTGTTCACTACCATGGTGAGCTAACTGACGGTACTGTCTTCGATAGCTCGGTATCTCGTGGCCAACCTGCAGAGTTCCCAGTAACGGGCGTAATAAAAGGTTGGGTTGAAGCCCTTCAACTGATGCCTGTTGGTTCAAAGTGGAAACTATACATCCCACAAGATCTTGCATATGGTGAGCGTGGTGCTGGTGCAGCAATCCCTCCATTTGCAGCACTTGTTTTCGAAGTAGAGCTACTAGATATCCTATAA
- a CDS encoding LysM-like peptidoglycan-binding domain-containing protein, whose amino-acid sequence MNRRRKKKQQVDYVELVKQKFTAIDWKSLGSKAFWHRRCLPIVSFWQRLPKLHQRLLMVLIPFVLVLLVLPQPALTDDKALPPVEAQRVAIELNAQSLSEQRSPQETESKSALWKTYTVKTGDTLAQVFRSIQLPMSDLNALVKVEGSDKPLSRIKQGQLIRFKLTKTGILDMLQLENSGESVIFFRLSDGGFARSK is encoded by the coding sequence ATGAATCGTCGCAGAAAGAAAAAACAGCAGGTCGATTATGTCGAATTGGTGAAACAAAAATTCACAGCTATCGACTGGAAATCGCTAGGCAGTAAAGCGTTCTGGCATCGTCGCTGCCTGCCAATCGTATCTTTTTGGCAGAGGCTTCCGAAGCTACATCAACGCCTATTGATGGTGCTGATCCCGTTTGTCTTGGTATTGCTGGTTTTACCGCAACCTGCATTGACGGATGATAAGGCCTTACCGCCTGTGGAAGCTCAGCGTGTGGCTATCGAGTTGAATGCACAAAGTTTAAGTGAGCAGCGTTCACCGCAAGAAACGGAATCCAAATCAGCGCTTTGGAAAACCTACACGGTTAAAACAGGTGATACGCTTGCCCAAGTATTTCGTAGCATTCAATTGCCTATGTCTGACCTCAATGCACTGGTTAAAGTGGAAGGAAGTGATAAACCTCTTAGCCGCATTAAACAAGGCCAGCTTATTCGTTTTAAGCTAACTAAAACGGGCATTCTCGATATGCTACAACTGGAAAACAGTGGTGAGTCAGTGATATTTTTCCGTTTATCCGATGGCGGTTTTGCTCGCAGTAAATAA
- a CDS encoding DUF4405 domain-containing protein has product MSKRKKTTPLLIVTSLLVLVSGVMLFFDIMPQKVVLMHEWIGLILTLAVMSHVLMHKKSVLMHLKKGSNLVLIVCVLLLGSSMLQPEDGTGNPAANLFAAIDNASMETIAALKHMSFEEIKAVMQANHIQINNENATITEVAQKNGLSNEQLLTLIFR; this is encoded by the coding sequence ATGTCAAAAAGAAAGAAAACCACCCCACTTCTCATTGTTACTAGCCTGCTGGTCTTAGTATCAGGCGTCATGCTGTTCTTCGATATCATGCCGCAAAAAGTGGTGTTAATGCATGAATGGATAGGCTTGATTCTTACCCTAGCAGTCATGAGTCATGTCTTAATGCACAAGAAATCGGTTCTGATGCACTTAAAAAAAGGCAGTAATCTGGTGTTGATAGTCTGTGTCTTATTACTTGGCAGTAGCATGTTACAGCCAGAAGATGGCACGGGTAACCCTGCTGCAAACCTCTTTGCCGCTATAGATAATGCCTCAATGGAAACCATTGCTGCGCTAAAGCATATGTCATTTGAGGAAATAAAAGCTGTGATGCAAGCCAATCACATCCAGATCAATAATGAAAACGCGACGATCACCGAAGTAGCACAGAAAAACGGCCTCAGTAATGAGCAACTACTAACGTTAATTTTCAGATAG
- a CDS encoding helix-turn-helix transcriptional regulator — protein sequence MIEHKIKHYEIEERSDYHSHQEHQLVYVHSGLCALQTEKQNYHAVNGQALWIPANESHSAIFFQDSCLSLLFFNQSPPKPLTTKPALLRVTNLWSQLMHEYCQHHLSFDINTQHAYNNVLWDQIRHLSQIQEIQAHTNHFDKRLNSLIHAVCLNPNKNITLQDFAKHCGASERTLNRLFYKQFNRSFGDWRNMIVMERANQMLKQGHSATNVALELGYQSLPTFSSALKRYNAKQ from the coding sequence ATGATAGAGCACAAGATAAAGCATTATGAAATAGAAGAACGTTCGGATTATCACTCTCACCAAGAGCATCAATTAGTCTATGTTCATAGCGGGCTATGCGCTTTACAAACAGAAAAACAAAACTACCATGCTGTTAATGGTCAAGCACTTTGGATCCCTGCAAACGAATCCCACTCTGCGATCTTTTTCCAAGACTCCTGCTTGAGCTTGCTGTTTTTTAATCAATCTCCACCGAAACCCTTAACGACAAAACCGGCGTTACTTAGAGTCACAAATCTTTGGTCTCAATTAATGCATGAATATTGCCAACATCACCTCAGTTTTGATATCAATACTCAACATGCTTACAACAATGTTCTTTGGGACCAAATACGGCATTTAAGCCAAATACAAGAGATTCAAGCGCACACAAATCATTTCGACAAACGCCTCAATTCTCTGATCCATGCTGTGTGTCTTAACCCAAATAAAAATATTACTTTGCAAGATTTTGCCAAACATTGTGGCGCTTCTGAAAGGACCTTGAACCGGCTATTTTACAAGCAATTTAACCGTTCATTTGGTGACTGGCGGAATATGATTGTCATGGAGCGTGCTAATCAAATGCTCAAACAAGGTCATAGTGCAACGAATGTAGCTCTCGAGCTTGGCTACCAAAGCCTACCGACCTTTTCTTCTGCACTGAAACGCTACAACGCCAAACAATAA
- a CDS encoding DMT family transporter → MSSHHLALLLLVLGNLAASLSDVAVKLIEGGISPFQYMFLRQCFALLLILPFYLKQKQDKRTLKQTPITLIRAHLILLGSGCMMVAITYLPLATANAVFYAAPLLMLPLSVWLLKEHPPLSKILLTGFGFIGVLIVLRPTQFHWAALFALGTATTLALFNILVRRLPSEQTVVTTLWWTTLFSLPFSTLLAAFYWQPITARELTLVFMSAGCILSYNGLAVLAYQKAPAGEIAFAEYSGLVFVTLFGIYWFNEIPDILSIIGMAMILLPIMLKNAIASRWRLARKKYDRAQDKAL, encoded by the coding sequence ATGTCTTCCCATCATTTGGCGTTACTCTTACTGGTACTCGGTAACTTGGCAGCCTCTTTGTCTGATGTTGCCGTAAAACTTATCGAAGGGGGCATCTCCCCATTTCAATACATGTTTCTGCGCCAATGTTTTGCCCTACTGCTTATTTTGCCCTTTTATCTGAAACAAAAGCAGGACAAACGCACGCTCAAACAAACACCGATCACACTGATTCGAGCCCATCTTATTTTGCTCGGGAGTGGCTGTATGATGGTTGCCATCACCTATTTACCGCTAGCAACAGCCAATGCCGTGTTCTACGCTGCACCACTTCTTATGCTGCCACTATCGGTATGGCTACTAAAAGAGCACCCGCCATTAAGTAAAATACTACTCACTGGCTTTGGATTTATTGGCGTATTAATTGTGCTACGACCAACCCAATTTCATTGGGCAGCACTGTTCGCTTTAGGTACGGCAACAACCCTTGCGCTGTTTAATATATTAGTAAGACGCTTACCCAGCGAACAAACAGTCGTGACGACGTTATGGTGGACCACATTATTTTCGCTTCCCTTTTCCACATTATTAGCGGCCTTCTATTGGCAACCCATAACTGCAAGAGAGTTGACGCTTGTTTTTATGAGTGCGGGCTGCATTTTAAGCTACAATGGCTTAGCGGTATTGGCTTACCAAAAAGCACCCGCTGGAGAAATTGCTTTTGCTGAATATTCTGGCTTAGTATTTGTCACACTATTTGGCATATACTGGTTCAATGAAATACCAGATATTTTAAGCATCATTGGAATGGCAATGATCCTCCTACCGATAATGCTAAAAAATGCCATTGCCTCTCGCTGGAGATTAGCAAGAAAGAAATATGATAGAGCACAAGATAAAGCATTATGA
- a CDS encoding GNAT family N-acetyltransferase, translated as MLNWVLLPFSQLTNQQLYEMLRLRVDVFVVEQTCPYPELDGKDTIEDVQHLLGYQGDQLVACARLLPSGLSFECVSIGRVATKLSARKQGLGHQLLQQALTHCQRLWPEQSIEIGAQEHLVAFYAQHGFEVSSDVYLEDGILHVNMRRGS; from the coding sequence ATGCTGAACTGGGTACTTTTGCCTTTCTCTCAACTCACCAATCAACAATTGTATGAAATGCTTCGTTTGCGTGTCGATGTCTTCGTCGTTGAACAAACATGCCCCTACCCTGAGCTCGACGGTAAAGACACCATCGAAGATGTTCAGCACTTACTCGGCTATCAAGGTGATCAACTGGTCGCTTGTGCACGTTTACTGCCCAGCGGTCTCTCTTTTGAGTGTGTCAGTATTGGTCGAGTAGCCACCAAGTTGAGTGCCAGAAAACAAGGTTTAGGTCATCAATTACTTCAACAAGCTCTGACTCATTGTCAAAGGCTCTGGCCTGAGCAAAGTATTGAAATCGGAGCACAAGAGCATCTTGTTGCCTTCTATGCTCAGCATGGTTTTGAAGTCAGCTCAGATGTCTACCTTGAAGATGGCATCCTACATGTGAATATGCGTCGAGGAAGCTAG
- the dbpA gene encoding ATP-dependent RNA helicase DbpA, with translation MSKPTFDQVGLNPALLDTLASLNYTHMTPIQALSLPAILNARDVIGQGKTGSGKTAAFGLGVLSNLNVKRFRVQSLVLCPTRELADQVAKEIRTLGRGIHNIKVLTLCGGMPMGPQIGSLEHGAHILVGTPGRILDHLEKGRINLDELNTLVLDEADRMLEMGFQDALDAIIAAAPKQRQTLLFSATFPEKIEQIAQRIMQSPEMIKVESTHDTSSIKQYFYQVEGSEARDEALANLLLTHQPESAVVFCNTKKEVQSVADELHHKGFSVIDLHGDLEQRERDQALVQFANKSVSILVATDVAARGLDVDNLDAVFNFELSRDPEVHVHRIGRTGRAGSKGLAFSFYGEKDGLRVARIEEYLEMDVMPATLPVKSTQQPYQAKMVTINIDGGKKQKVRAGDILGCLTGKNGITGAQVGKIQLMAMRSYVAVEKSVAKKALQTISNGKMKGRQFRARILK, from the coding sequence GTGAGCAAACCAACTTTTGACCAAGTAGGGTTAAATCCAGCCTTACTCGATACGCTGGCTTCATTGAATTATACCCATATGACGCCGATTCAAGCGTTGAGTTTACCGGCGATTTTAAATGCTCGTGATGTGATTGGTCAGGGTAAAACAGGTTCTGGTAAAACCGCTGCGTTTGGCCTTGGTGTATTATCTAACCTCAATGTGAAGCGCTTTCGAGTTCAGTCGTTGGTGCTTTGTCCTACGCGTGAGCTTGCCGATCAGGTGGCGAAAGAGATTCGTACTTTGGGTCGAGGTATTCACAATATCAAAGTGCTGACGTTATGTGGCGGTATGCCAATGGGCCCTCAAATTGGTTCATTAGAGCATGGTGCACATATCTTAGTTGGCACCCCTGGCCGTATTCTTGATCATTTAGAGAAAGGTCGTATCAATTTAGACGAGTTGAACACCTTGGTGCTTGATGAAGCCGATCGTATGTTGGAAATGGGCTTCCAAGACGCACTCGATGCCATCATTGCGGCGGCGCCTAAACAACGTCAAACACTGCTATTTAGTGCGACATTTCCAGAGAAGATCGAACAGATTGCTCAGCGCATTATGCAATCACCTGAGATGATCAAAGTGGAATCGACGCACGATACTTCCAGCATTAAACAGTACTTTTATCAGGTTGAAGGTTCGGAAGCGCGAGATGAAGCTCTAGCCAATTTGCTTTTGACCCACCAACCAGAGTCTGCAGTCGTCTTTTGTAATACTAAAAAGGAAGTGCAAAGCGTCGCTGATGAACTGCATCACAAAGGCTTCAGTGTGATCGATCTTCATGGGGATCTTGAGCAACGAGAGCGTGATCAAGCTTTGGTACAGTTTGCTAACAAGAGTGTTTCTATCCTTGTTGCAACGGATGTTGCCGCGCGTGGCCTCGATGTCGATAACCTTGATGCCGTATTTAACTTTGAGCTGTCTCGCGACCCAGAAGTGCATGTGCACCGTATTGGTCGTACTGGTCGTGCGGGGAGTAAAGGACTTGCATTTAGCTTTTATGGCGAAAAAGATGGTTTACGTGTTGCGCGTATCGAAGAATATTTAGAGATGGATGTGATGCCAGCAACCCTGCCTGTGAAATCAACCCAGCAGCCATACCAAGCGAAAATGGTAACGATTAACATCGATGGTGGTAAGAAGCAAAAAGTACGTGCTGGTGACATTCTAGGCTGCTTAACCGGTAAAAATGGTATCACAGGTGCACAAGTGGGTAAGATCCAGTTAATGGCGATGCGATCTTATGTTGCTGTGGAGAAATCTGTGGCGAAGAAAGCGTTGCAAACCATCAGTAATGGCAAAATGA